In Mastacembelus armatus chromosome 4, fMasArm1.2, whole genome shotgun sequence, the following are encoded in one genomic region:
- the hmg20b gene encoding SWI/SNF-related matrix-associated actin-dependent regulator of chromatin subfamily E member 1-related isoform X2 translates to MGGIKQEQSDASQQPKASHSSDQPQEEPKKRGWPKGKKRKKVLPNGPKAPVTGYVRFLNERREHMRARYPDLPFPEITKRLGAEWTRLAPNDKQRYLDEAEREKMQYAQELKEYQQTEAYQITSAKIQDKRIKKDSPSVIIGTSSGSSLPKAADLSNRFDIPIFTEEFLDQNKAREAELRRLRKANIEFEEQNAVLQRHIKDMYNAKERLEAELGQDEKRTQALQQHLLAIKHTLVNSLSSVPLPGTGETPSLGNLDSYLSRLSGVLEGNPHKHRALLTQLCEVLSHLDSEKL, encoded by the exons ATGGGGGGAATCAAACAAGAGCAGAGTGATGCATCACAGCAGCCCAAAGCCTCACATTCATCAGATCAACCACAAGAAGAG CCAAAGAAGAGAGGCTGGccaaagggaaagaaaagaaagaaggtgCTACCAAATGGGCCAAAGGCACCAGTAACAGGATATGTTCGCTTCCTGAATGAACGGCGAGAACATATGCGGGCTCGATATCCTGACTTACCTTTTCCAGAAATCACCAAGAGACTCGGAGCAGAGTGGACACGATTAGCCCCCAATGACAAACAG CGTTATCTGGATGAGGCGGAACGGGAGAAGATGCAGTATGCTCAGGAACTGAAGGAATATCAACAAACTGAGGCCTACCAGATCACAAGTGCTAAGATTCAAGACAAAAGGATCAAGAAAG ATTCTCCTTCAGTCATCATTGGTACTAGTTCAGGGTCATCTTTACCAAAG GCTGCTGACCTTTCAAACAGATTTGACATCCCTATCTTCACAGAGGAGTTCCTCGATCAGAACAAAG CTCGAGAGGCTGAGCTGCGGCGGCTTCGTAAGGCCAACATTGAGTTTGAGGAGCAGAATGCAGTGTTGCAGCGGCACATTAAGGACATGTACAACGCTAAAGAGCGTCTGGAGGCTGAACTGGGGCAGGATGAGAAGCGTACCCAGGCTCTTCAACAACACTTGCTGGCCATTAAACACACATTGGTCAACAGTCTCTCATCAGTCCCCCTGCCAG gtaCAGGTGAGACTCCATCTCTTGGGAACCTGGACTCGTACCTGAGTCGACTCAGTGGAGTTCTTGAGGGAAACCCCCACAAGCATCGGGCATTGCTCACTCAGCTTTGTGAGGTCCTCTCTCATCTGGACAG TGAGAAGTTATGA
- the hmg20b gene encoding SWI/SNF-related matrix-associated actin-dependent regulator of chromatin subfamily E member 1-related isoform X1 yields the protein MGGIKQEQSDASQQPKASHSSDQPQEEPKKRGWPKGKKRKKVLPNGPKAPVTGYVRFLNERREHMRARYPDLPFPEITKRLGAEWTRLAPNDKQRYLDEAEREKMQYAQELKEYQQTEAYQITSAKIQDKRIKKEDSPSVIIGTSSGSSLPKAADLSNRFDIPIFTEEFLDQNKAREAELRRLRKANIEFEEQNAVLQRHIKDMYNAKERLEAELGQDEKRTQALQQHLLAIKHTLVNSLSSVPLPGTGETPSLGNLDSYLSRLSGVLEGNPHKHRALLTQLCEVLSHLDSEKL from the exons ATGGGGGGAATCAAACAAGAGCAGAGTGATGCATCACAGCAGCCCAAAGCCTCACATTCATCAGATCAACCACAAGAAGAG CCAAAGAAGAGAGGCTGGccaaagggaaagaaaagaaagaaggtgCTACCAAATGGGCCAAAGGCACCAGTAACAGGATATGTTCGCTTCCTGAATGAACGGCGAGAACATATGCGGGCTCGATATCCTGACTTACCTTTTCCAGAAATCACCAAGAGACTCGGAGCAGAGTGGACACGATTAGCCCCCAATGACAAACAG CGTTATCTGGATGAGGCGGAACGGGAGAAGATGCAGTATGCTCAGGAACTGAAGGAATATCAACAAACTGAGGCCTACCAGATCACAAGTGCTAAGATTCAAGACAAAAGGATCAAGAAAG aaGATTCTCCTTCAGTCATCATTGGTACTAGTTCAGGGTCATCTTTACCAAAG GCTGCTGACCTTTCAAACAGATTTGACATCCCTATCTTCACAGAGGAGTTCCTCGATCAGAACAAAG CTCGAGAGGCTGAGCTGCGGCGGCTTCGTAAGGCCAACATTGAGTTTGAGGAGCAGAATGCAGTGTTGCAGCGGCACATTAAGGACATGTACAACGCTAAAGAGCGTCTGGAGGCTGAACTGGGGCAGGATGAGAAGCGTACCCAGGCTCTTCAACAACACTTGCTGGCCATTAAACACACATTGGTCAACAGTCTCTCATCAGTCCCCCTGCCAG gtaCAGGTGAGACTCCATCTCTTGGGAACCTGGACTCGTACCTGAGTCGACTCAGTGGAGTTCTTGAGGGAAACCCCCACAAGCATCGGGCATTGCTCACTCAGCTTTGTGAGGTCCTCTCTCATCTGGACAG TGAGAAGTTATGA